Part of the Paenibacillus guangzhouensis genome is shown below.
ATGCACCTCAAATTCATGATTGATTAAATTAATCGTTACAAATCGTCTAATATTCGAGTCATCTTCTACGACAAGAACTTGATTCATCTTCGATGTATTCATAAGATCCCTCCTGTCCCATTCCCATCTCCATAGCAGTGCTGTTATTTATCTTATAATTGCTCAACTTCTACACACTGTACGATCTTCATATATCGAATTTTGTACTCTGCCTTGTTGGCCTCTCCATTAGGGTCTTTGCGTTCGATCATCTTGATCAGATCAGTCATGCGATAATTCGATTCCACGACAATCTTAATCGCAACTTCATGTCGGCTCAAATTTCGGATGGTTCGCGCCAGCGAATTTACCGAAGAACCATACTAGGTCTCAATCCTAGTTGTTGTTGTTTAGTTCCAACATCATGTCATCCAACTCCTTGTACTATACTGCATTTTATTTGTGAACGCCAAAAAAGCCCTCCTATAAAAGAGGGCACGAAGCTCATATCCGATGTTGATACAGCCCACATGTCAAACAAACCTAGCTGCTGGGAGCACCCTTAGCACGGAACTCTTCCTCTGAACAGGTTTTTTATACATACAACTTCGACTCGGACTGCTATCCGTTACCATGTTCCCTAGAGGGCTTATAAAAGCATCTCAAGAGGTCGTCCTGAAAGAAGTGGAACCGCTGACCGGCAAAAGATATCCATGACTCGATTTCCTGAACTCTTCCGGGAATTGGATGCCCATCTCTCAAGCTACGGTCAATCTTCTTTATCCAAAATGGTGCTGTGGTATGGTTGTGATCAATATGAGAATGAGATGGATATCGAAGTGGGGCGTGGGCTAAAGGAACCGATACCTGAAACCTCGCAGGTGGCCGGTGCACAATCGCTCACATCGGAATTGACCTCCTCCTCACTCTAACACTAGCCTTTGACAGCGCCAATCGTAATGCCTTTAATAAGATATTTTTGAAAAAACGGGTACATGGCGATCATCGGCAGCACGCCGACTACCGCGATTGCCATCTTGACAGTCGTGCTGGGCAAATTCGCCCCCGCCTCGCCTAACTGAGCATTAAACTTGCTTTCGGTTAAAAACTGAATGTCCGTCAGCATGCGATTCAGTATATTCTGAATGCTGAAGAGCCGGGAATCCGTCACATAGATCATGCCGTTAAACCAGTCGTTCCAATAAGTGATCGTCTGAATCAGACCGACAGTCGCGACGATTGGCATTGACAATGGAATAATGATTCTCCAGAAAATTTTGAATTCCCCTGCGCCATCAATCTGTGCCGCTTCGATCAAAGCAGGCGGAATCGTCGTCATGAAAAACGTCCGCATGAGCAGCACGTTGAAGCCATTCATCAGTAAGCCAGGGACAATAAGCGCCCAAATCGTATTTTTGATATTGAGATATTGCACATAAATCAAGTAGGTTGGTGTCAGCCCGCCGTTAAACAACAGAGTAAAAAACACGAGAAACGCTACCGTGTTGCGCCATGGAACCCCTTGCCTGGACATCGGGTAAGCGAGCATCGCAGTCATTAGCAGACTCGCTGCTGTTCCAAAGACCGTAATGAACACCGTTACCCCATAGGAACGGACGAGCTGTTGCGAATGATGCCATAAGTAGCGGTACGCTTCCACTCCGAATTTATCGGGAAAAAAGGTGTATCCCTGCCGCAGTATCGAGCCTTCGTCCGATACAGACGAGATGACGAGCAGCAGGAAGGGTAGCAGACAGGCCGCCGCAAGAGCCAGCATCGGCAGATGAAGCCAGATTTGTTTTCCTTGATTGGACGTATTCATGCTTCTCCACTTCACTCCAGTCACACTCCTTAGAACAATGCGCTGTCCTTATTGAATTTACGTACCGCGTAATTCGATAGCAGAACCAGCACAAAGCCAACTATTGATTGGTACAGCCCTGCGGCTGAAGACATCCCGATATCGCCCAAATTCATAAGTGCCCGATATACATAGGTGTCGATAACCTGCGTCGTCGAGCTAAGCGCTCCTGAAGCGAGCGGAACTTGATAGAACAGACCAAAATCGGAATAAAAAATTTTGCCGATGGCAAGCAGCGTCATCATAATGATGATCGGGGACAGCAAGGGCAGTGTAATGCTGCGAATCTGTTGCCACTTCGAGGCGCCGTCGAGTCTGGCCGCTTCATAATATTCCGGATCAATGCCGATGATCGCCGCCAGGTAGATGACGCACAGGAAACCCGCCCCTTTCCAGAGACTGATTATTGTCAAAATAAATGGCCAGTGTTGCGCCTCGCTGTACCATGAAATCTCATCCAGCCCGAGGAACGGGAGTACCGTTTTGTTAAGAAAGCCGGTTTCCATACTCAGCAGGGAGTAGGCCAGATAGCTGACGATGACCATTGAGATCAGATGAGGCAGCAAGAGCACGCTTTGATAAAACCGTGACATAAACCGACTGCGGATTTCATTCAGCGCGATAGCGATGCCGACCGCAAAAGTGGTATTCAAAATAATAAAAGCGAAATTATAAAGAATGGTATTGCGTGTAATAATGTACGCATCTTCTGTTTTGAACAAGTATTCGAAATTGCGCAGGCCAACCCAATCGCTCCCAAGCAGACCTTTCGAGAAATTGTAATCTTTAAAAGCGATTGTCAGCCCGAACATCGGCAAATAGTTGTTAATGAGCAAATAAGCCAGGCCCGGAGCCATCATGAGCAGCAGCACGCCGTATTTGCGCACACTGTTCTTGCGGCGGAGCCGGTAGGTCGGTTCCATATTACTCCCCGCTTTCCGCACTTGTTGCTAATGGTTGAATGAGCCGAACCGGGCCGAGCAGGCCGGACGGCTCCTGCTGAACGAACTTGGAGAACCAATCCTGCTGATCCTTGGCCAGCGTATTCGTCACTTCAATGGTAATATCGTTCATCCCCTGCCGCCAATACTCGGATATTTCCCATACGTAAGGCGCGCACAGCCGAACACCTGCGGACTGTCCGTTCACCCACACTTCCGCTGTCTCATATACGCTGCCAAGATCAAGCCATAGTGGACTTAGTGATTTTTCGCCAGTCGTTGGGACGGATGCATTCGCTGTCGGGTCCAAGATCCCTTGTAGTTGACATTCATACTTGAACGTGCCGGAAAACCGAGGCAGCAGTTCGCGCGCGCTCATATTTTGCAAGTTAGTCAATGTTCCCCAGTGCTCGAATGAAGGATACGACTTCGCAGTGGACAGCGACACCTTCCATTCCGCAGGCTCCACGACGCGGCTTGTGTTCACGGACGCTGCAGCTTCAGCGGATACAGCAGCGACAATTGGTTCAGACGATAACGCAGACCATGCTACCGCAGCCGAAGTGGCGATATGCCCCGCCTTCCTCGGGCGAATCGGCAGTACGGTTTCATCTCCCGTAGAAACACGGAGCAAAATAACCGACTCGTAAGCGCTGAGCTGCACATCAACTGCAAAACGCTGGGCAGCCCCCTCGCCAACCGAATCAGCCTGTTCAATCAGATCAACCGGATCGAGGGTATTGCCAAAGGCGTCATAACGCAGCCATACCCCTTCACCAGGGAGGGTGATGCGGGTCGCAAGCGACTGATCAGGATGCTCATTGAACAGCATCAGCACCTCCAGTCCATCGTGACGGTATTGATAGGTCCGAAGGTAAGACTGCTTCTCACTCGTCTGCACCTCATACATGCCCCGCTCCCGAAGCATGCCGGACAGCGCAAGCAGCGGCACAGCCTCAACGTTCGACTGCTGCGCCAATGCCTCAAGCTGCTCCGCATGGGGAACAGCCTGACTTGCCCGCGACGGTAGCGCATCGATGAAGATGACCGTCAAGCCAGAAGCGGCAAGCTCGCCGAGCTTGCTGATCAATTCGATCGGCAGCGCCTCGGCATACGGAATAACGAGGCAGCGGTAGCGTTCCTGATGAACCGCCAGTTCCCCTGCCTGTACCGTCGCCTCCAGTAGGATGTCTGCCGGCAGCACGTCGCAATCGATCTGATGTTGCTGCAGCTCCTTGACCGGCTCCTGGAACAGCATGGAATTGCCTGACCATTCAGCCTCTGCGTGGTAGAGAACGGCGGCTGTCGCGATATGCTGCCCATCGTTGAACAGATGACACAACCGGTTCGTATATTGATTGAGCAGGCCGTAATATCTGAACTGCGGGTTATGCCCCCTCGCATAGAAATGCGGCGGGCAGTCCCAATCGGGGAATTCCTTCTGGGAAAACGCATGTGGCACAAAATGATTGACCCCTCTGACCAGCATATGGTCGGTCAGCCATTTCATCAGCTTCAACCCTTCCGCCCAGCCGTAAGCGCCGAATATTTCACAGAATGTCCGTCCCTGCTTGCGCGGATCGATATGGCCGAGCGATGCGGCCAGCTTGGTCATACCGTAATGAAAGAAGACGCTGTCTGTTTCGCCGCCCATCCAGGAGAAGGACATTTCATCAAATCCGGGCACGATCTGCCACAGAACGACATCCAGTCCAGACATATCCTGACCTTCAAGCGCGCGGAAGAAATGTCCGGCTCCGCAGCCCAGTCTGGCGTGGACATTGTTGTCCTCCATCAGATGACCGATATAGGCGACACCGCGTTCCTGGCACCAGCTTCCGATCCGGCCGCTGAAATGCTCGGCATACAACTTGCTGATCACATTCATATAGGCATAGCGGACAGCGAACGTATGCGGCCCTCCCTCATGCCACAGCAAAGGAAGGTGATGCCGCAGGTCGGGACCATACTCCGCTTCAAGCAGTTCCAGCAGATCATCCCGCCAAGGCAAAGCCATACTGGCATTGCCCAGACCTGAAGCGTAGTCGTAACCTGTCTTGCTATTATAAAAACCAGGTTCATCTGAGAAAAATCCGGCGAACGTCTTGCCGAAATC
Proteins encoded:
- a CDS encoding carbohydrate ABC transporter permease, which codes for MNTSNQGKQIWLHLPMLALAAACLLPFLLLVISSVSDEGSILRQGYTFFPDKFGVEAYRYLWHHSQQLVRSYGVTVFITVFGTAASLLMTAMLAYPMSRQGVPWRNTVAFLVFFTLLFNGGLTPTYLIYVQYLNIKNTIWALIVPGLLMNGFNVLLMRTFFMTTIPPALIEAAQIDGAGEFKIFWRIIIPLSMPIVATVGLIQTITYWNDWFNGMIYVTDSRLFSIQNILNRMLTDIQFLTESKFNAQLGEAGANLPSTTVKMAIAVVGVLPMIAMYPFFQKYLIKGITIGAVKG
- a CDS encoding ABC transporter permease, with protein sequence MEPTYRLRRKNSVRKYGVLLLMMAPGLAYLLINNYLPMFGLTIAFKDYNFSKGLLGSDWVGLRNFEYLFKTEDAYIITRNTILYNFAFIILNTTFAVGIAIALNEIRSRFMSRFYQSVLLLPHLISMVIVSYLAYSLLSMETGFLNKTVLPFLGLDEISWYSEAQHWPFILTIISLWKGAGFLCVIYLAAIIGIDPEYYEAARLDGASKWQQIRSITLPLLSPIIIMMTLLAIGKIFYSDFGLFYQVPLASGALSSTTQVIDTYVYRALMNLGDIGMSSAAGLYQSIVGFVLVLLSNYAVRKFNKDSALF
- a CDS encoding glycosylhydrolase-like jelly roll fold domain-containing protein gives rise to the protein MSKLQQLLSGEERNYILPFLWQRGEEESVIREELARIRKASIRAVCVESRPHPDMLGPQWWRDMDIIMDEARSHGMQIWVFDDDHFPTGNATGKVKEAPLEHQRQFLSERRIDARGPDPEASFLLRPWSVLDGARPVGAAAARRDPSTGKMDGEFIPIDLGAAVQDGVLYWPVPEGYWTICLFVVTREGGDERRKDYLNPIVPESTQILIDNVYEAYYARYKDDFGKTFAGFFSDEPGFYNSKTGYDYASGLGNASMALPWRDDLLELLEAEYGPDLRHHLPLLWHEGGPHTFAVRYAYMNVISKLYAEHFSGRIGSWCQERGVAYIGHLMEDNNVHARLGCGAGHFFRALEGQDMSGLDVVLWQIVPGFDEMSFSWMGGETDSVFFHYGMTKLAASLGHIDPRKQGRTFCEIFGAYGWAEGLKLMKWLTDHMLVRGVNHFVPHAFSQKEFPDWDCPPHFYARGHNPQFRYYGLLNQYTNRLCHLFNDGQHIATAAVLYHAEAEWSGNSMLFQEPVKELQQHQIDCDVLPADILLEATVQAGELAVHQERYRCLVIPYAEALPIELISKLGELAASGLTVIFIDALPSRASQAVPHAEQLEALAQQSNVEAVPLLALSGMLRERGMYEVQTSEKQSYLRTYQYRHDGLEVLMLFNEHPDQSLATRITLPGEGVWLRYDAFGNTLDPVDLIEQADSVGEGAAQRFAVDVQLSAYESVILLRVSTGDETVLPIRPRKAGHIATSAAVAWSALSSEPIVAAVSAEAAASVNTSRVVEPAEWKVSLSTAKSYPSFEHWGTLTNLQNMSARELLPRFSGTFKYECQLQGILDPTANASVPTTGEKSLSPLWLDLGSVYETAEVWVNGQSAGVRLCAPYVWEISEYWRQGMNDITIEVTNTLAKDQQDWFSKFVQQEPSGLLGPVRLIQPLATSAESGE